TGCTTCAGGTTCTTTTGTTTTTCCATTGCAAGACAAAAAAACTCTGATGCGGTTGCACTTTTAATTTTCCCAGTTGTGTGGATTATCTCGTCATTACTCAATCAAAGTCAATTTTTCATCTTCCTTGATGTAGTTGTAGTTCATAATCTACTCGACAAGTATCATTTGAATGTATTGACTACTGGCTACATGGAAGTAGAAACTGAACTTGGTGATACTGAGATTTTGTTCTACTCCTCTGGATTGTTGGGGCATGTTTAAATCGGCTTGGTAGGAAAGAGAGGTTCGTGTAATTGAGTATAATTGAATCTTAATTGTTAGACAGATCATGGTGACTAGTTTGATTATGTGCTGAAGTATTTCAGAATAGCCATTCTCACTAAATAATACTTGCTCTTTAACACTATGCTTAGGTAGCTAAGTGGATGTTGAGCAAAGGTCAAGGTGCAACAATGGCAACCTATGATGCACTTCTACTAGCATTTGATATGGACAACAGGGTAGATGAAGCAGAAACGTTATGGAATATGATTTTGCATACAAGCACACGGTCTGTTTCGAAACGGCTCTTCTCCAGGATGATTTCATTATATGATCATCATCATGTGCCAGACAAGATAGTTGAGGTAAAtgaaattttttgcatttttccaAAATTGGTCCAAGTATAACTGGTTGTTCAGTTCCCTCTCTGCAGAACAGCATGATGCTGTGGATTATCCTCACTTCTGTCTTTCATAATGGATTTCCTCAACTGTCggaagtttgattctatttttgAAGCATGCTTTTTGAAAATTCAGGTGTTTGCAGACATGGAGGAGTTAGGGGTAAAACCAGACGAAGATACAGTTAGAAGAGTTGCAAGAGCCTTCCAGATGTTGGGCCAAGAAGATAACCAAAAACTGGTTCTCAAAAAGTATCAAAGCAGATGGAAATATGTCCATTTCAACGGTGAAAGAGCAAGAGTGAGAAGAGATATGGAATGAATAGAAGTGCTATTCCTTGCATGGGTGGGGAAGAGTAGTATGTACTTGGTTGATATTATACATACTGGAAAATACTCGTCAGATAAAATCCAAGTTGCTATAGGTGTGTTGATATATCCCTCGGTGAGATTGTGTATTGAATACAAAGACTCTACTTGGCTGATTATACAAGAAATAACTAGAAGTCCACAAGATTGATGAAAGTGTAACCTCATCTCAGTTGATTTCTTGTGTGGAAGCAAGACTACAAACCATACTACACCTTATAGTGAGAGAGTTTCCCCGTTATGCTTATATCATTGGGGTTTTCAGTACAAAGGttggttttggttttgtttGTCTTAACATGTTTGTATCTAAATTTCTTGTACAGAGATGTTCCATTCAACTATAATGGTTTATAAAGTATTCATGTAGTCAATCAAATCTTGAATTTCAATTTTCTCGTCAGCTCGTGACACCTTTTTTCCATGTTTACGTTCTCAAAAATCTACTGCAGGGATGAGTATAACGCCAGGGAAGCAAGTTCATACTGAGATTTCATTAGGATAGAAATGAGAAATGCACTGATTTATTCTCTAGCAAGATATCTTTGCTTCAGATGTAACTAAAGTAAAGTTATGTGCACCAATTGAGGGAAAACAGAGCACTATATATCCCTATACTGCTATGGGTTTTTGAGTACTTATGCCAATTTTACGGCAATTGGACTCCTAACATTATGGATTCCATCATTCCAGGAATACCATCCAAACACATACTGATCTTTCGGAATTCTATGCATCATGTCACGGTGAGCTTTCACTGTGATAGTGAACGTTTTCTTGGAGCCAACGTGGTTAAAAGACAAAACGGGTGGTGAAATCTCAACAGAGAATCCCAACGGAGGTTTGACACTGGCAAAGTAAACGCTCTTTGGTGCACCAACATTTGTCAATCTTCTTCTAGCAGTCACAGTGCCATTGAGATTTGGAATAGCCAGAGACGGGTAATTCAGGTCTCTAGGCGAATGTGACTTCTTAGGACACTTGAAGGATTTGTCAAGATCCTTAACACCAGAGGCACAAAGGAAGAGAAGATAGTCTTGGTAGGAAGCATCGTAGACAAGTCCAGGATCTGCTGCCTTTGATGGCCTGAAATGCCCTCCTCCGAACTGGAATGGATCTGCTGGCTTCCCCGATGCATCAGATATTTGCTCACCGACATTATTTTGTAATTCAGCTGAAATCATACATTGATTAAATCAGTATAGTGTGGAAACTTATAGACAAAAGAAGAGTTCAACTTCTAGCCCCTGACAAATTTCAGGGGCAGTTAAAGGTACCTGAAGTTATCAGAGCAGATCTTATTGCAGCACTGCTCCAAGTGGGATGTATAGCCTTCAAAAGTGCTGCGGCGCCACCAACATGAGGGCAAGACATGGAAGTACCTGAGAGTATGTTATACTCTACTACACGGTTGTCAATATCTAGCTTCGTAGGGGATGATCCTCCACTCCATGCTGCCAATATATTCAGCCCTGGTGCCGTGATATCCGGCTGTGGAAAGAGCACAAAATGAGAATTTTGTTTAGAAGACAATGCATATATCACGAATCAGGTAAATATCTTTTAGTTTCTTGTGTAAATTCTGACCTTGAGGATATCCGGTGCAACTGCACTTGGACCTCTACTAGTGAATGAAGCCATGTAAGGTGCTGGTTTAGCATGCAAAACTGTTTTAGCTGGGATTATATAAGCTACAGGGGACTTTGTAGAACTGATGTAGTTGAGAATCTGAACTCCACTTTTATAGTCCACTGCTGTGGCTGGAAGAAGATGAGCATCTGCTGCTAACTCAGCCCCATTTGCTTTACTATTTTCTAGTATGTAACCAATTCCTCCTGCCCTTTTCACCTCTCCGCCTTTTCCTACTCTTGTCCCATTCCCTCTCAAGCACATTACTATTTTCCCCTTGGCCTTTTCCGGCGAAAGAGAACCTGGTAAACATTGCCTGAAATGTTTTTGCAAAAGTTCAGATATAATCACctgaaaaatattgaaacttGGAAGGAAGGAAGGAGGGTACCCTGCTAAATCTTTGGTTACGTTAGTGTTGATCACTTCTCCTGCATAAACTAGAGGATACATCTTCTTCTTCAGCTTGTAAGGTGTAACTGTTTGTCCCTGATTTCATGCACAACATACAAAACGAAGAACGGCTTCAATTTAGGAAACATGTTCTAATCCTAGagtttaattgttttaaatgaaagagtAGTCGAAAATTGAATTGATTATCATGTTTTCTTGTGTTACGCGTGTAATAGTTTCGGCCTACCATGAATTTCTTGCCATTTCCTAGTACAATTGGTGACAAAAATTTCCTGTCAACACTGCTAGCACCAACAGTGATAATCCAAGGAGCTGTATTAGACAATGTAGAAGGTGCAGGCCCTGAATTTCCAGCACTACAAGATACAACTATATTCTTCTTCATGGCATGAAGTGCTCCAATTGCAATGCTGTCCTGATCAAAAGGCTGAGGCTGTTTTGTTCCAATGGATATACTAATAACATCAACACCATCTGCAATAGCATCATCCAGTGCTGCTAACATGTCTTCATCAAAGCAAGTGTTCCCATCTTCTTTCCCCTCCCTTGGAATAGCCCAACAAACTTTGTACATTGCAAGCCGTGCGAGCGGGGCCCCACCCGAGGCGGTGCCAGATGCAAAGCCACCAATGGCAGAGGCATTTGGAACCTTTTTACCTCCTGCTGTTGATGATGTATGAGTTCCATGTCCATCTTTGTCTCTTGGAGACAGATAATCTAAGGTTCTGTTTAGAGGGCCATAAAATTGTTCATAACCTTTTATATAGTACCTAGCTCCAATTATTTTCCTGCAAAAGAAGTCCCAAAGTAGGCATAGTataacaaatattaaagttCTCATATCTTACATGATTAAGAAACGCAAATTTATGATTTAGAGTCAGTAAGTTAAGAATAAGTGTACACTCTTACAAcatataaacattttaaaatttattcgcAAGAACAAGACGTTATCTTGCAAGGCAAAAACAAGTTGGAGGAAAGATAATGTCAATAAAGGTCTTCCGTCTTTCTCCCCATTCTCTATTTGGAAGACGGGGTATTGTGACAGTTCGAAAAGCATGATTTTCAGTATATTGCTAGATATAGGACGTGCACTAGTTCAATTAGCTAGCTAGTCAACGGTTCTTTAGGAAAAAAAGTTGACAAGACCCCCACCCtacgaaaaaaatgaatttagttGAACTCGCAGTAAATGTCTCATATGATTAGATAAGATATACAAGGACATGATTCACACATCCCAACCCTCTCTCACCCCTATCAATAACCATGAATTAGATATATTCTCTtctaaagaaaagaagaaaatgaatgaGTG
This window of the Solanum pennellii chromosome 2, SPENNV200 genome carries:
- the LOC107011316 gene encoding pentatricopeptide repeat-containing protein At4g18975, chloroplastic, which codes for MGGSLQFHFFSCNILLKGINSTGLSDKLNVSSALKHSKKQGELSLTISDAADQKKVQKAGKVEHHLWKKRESAGSGQKALNLVRVISGLPNEKESVYGALDKWIAWETEFPLIAAAKALRILRQQRLWKRVIQVAKWMLSKGQGATMATYDALLLAFDMDNRVDEAETLWNMILHTSTRSVSKRLFSRMISLYDHHHVPDKIVEVFADMEELGVKPDEDTVRRVARAFQMLGQEDNQKLVLKKYQSRWKYVHFNGERARVRRDME
- the LOC107011314 gene encoding subtilisin-like protease SBT5.6, whose protein sequence is MNSFSTLSFLLLLVLPLLASCHEKQVYIVYFGGHNGEKALHEIEENHHSYLLSVKDNEEEAKSSLIYSYKHSINGFAALLTPHQASKLSELEEVVSVYKSEPRKYSLHTTRSWEFSGVEESVAPNYLNKDDLLLKARYGKNIIIGVLDSGLWPESKSFSDEGIGPIPKSWKGICQSGDAFNSSNCNKKIIGARYYIKGYEQFYGPLNRTLDYLSPRDKDGHGTHTSSTAGGKKVPNASAIGGFASGTASGGAPLARLAMYKVCWAIPREGKEDGNTCFDEDMLAALDDAIADGVDVISISIGTKQPQPFDQDSIAIGALHAMKKNIVVSCSAGNSGPAPSTLSNTAPWIITVGASSVDRKFLSPIVLGNGKKFMGQTVTPYKLKKKMYPLVYAGEVINTNVTKDLAGQCLPGSLSPEKAKGKIVMCLRGNGTRVGKGGEVKRAGGIGYILENSKANGAELAADAHLLPATAVDYKSGVQILNYISSTKSPVAYIIPAKTVLHAKPAPYMASFTSRGPSAVAPDILKPDITAPGLNILAAWSGGSSPTKLDIDNRVVEYNILSGTSMSCPHVGGAAALLKAIHPTWSSAAIRSALITSAELQNNVGEQISDASGKPADPFQFGGGHFRPSKAADPGLVYDASYQDYLLFLCASGVKDLDKSFKCPKKSHSPRDLNYPSLAIPNLNGTVTARRRLTNVGAPKSVYFASVKPPLGFSVEISPPVLSFNHVGSKKTFTITVKAHRDMMHRIPKDQYVFGWYSWNDGIHNVRSPIAVKLA